The Candidatus Poribacteria bacterium genomic interval TCAAAAGTATACTTCGCTTTTCCAGTGACTTTATCCTTACCGGACAAACGGGTTACCCGTTTTCCAATAAGGCGAGATTCACTTGCTTCTCCCCATGATGCCATGTGTTGTCCTCCTTTTGCGTCTCATAAGCCAAGTCTTGCTTTCAAATCACATCTTCTGTGACGCGGTTTTCACAGCATCGAAGATAAACGGATAGGTGCCGCAGCGGCAAGTATTTCCAGATAAACCGACCTTAATTTCTTCAAGCGTCGGATTCGCATTTTCACCCAATAATGCTGCAGATGCAACCACGAAACCGGGTGTGCAGAATCCACACATCAGCGCGTCGTGTTTGATAAATGCTTCCTGAACTGGATGCAAATTCTCGCCATCTGCTAACCCCTCGACAGTCGTTATCTGCTTGCCTTGCGCATCCATCGCGAGCATCATACAGGCATAGACGGGCTTCCCATCTACCATGACGGTGCAGCCACCACATTCACCACGATCGCAAATTAGTTTAGCACCGGTCAAGTCAATATTGTTTCCGCCTGTATCAATTCCGTCCCGCAAAACGGTTAAGAGGGTTGTGCGCGCCTCAACTTCGACCTGATATGTCTCCTCATTGATATTGAGTTGGATCGTCGCGCTCGCGACAGCGTCGCCTGTTTGAGCATCAGCGGTTTTTTCGCCGCCGATTAGGACGCTGGGAGCAACGGTCGCTGCAACAGTACCGGTACCTACGCCTTTCAAGAAATTCCGGCGCGAGATGTTCGTGCCCTGCTTTTTCTCTTTCTCAGCCATACGGTGCCTCCTTGAAAATTGTGAATTTGGATTAAAGTTATACGCATCGTTAAAAATTCGTTATATCTCAATTTCTTTCAATATAGCACATTTCATATTTTTTCTCAACAAAAAAACGAGCGAAGCACAATTACAAGATTTACGCAAAATTCTATCGGTACTCGCGGGATTTGAAGATTGGAAGGGAGGGTGGTGGAGCCATTGTTCACTGACGAACTGTCAACATATTTTCGGATTTCACTATAAGTTCCTCCTCAAAGATGAAAAATTGATTGGCAATTTTTTTGAGAATAGCGTATTATATTAATACCCCAATGCACTTATAAGAGGAATTGCGCAAGCATAATATTACAAGGTAGCATTTTGCTTACCAAATTTTACAGGACCTACGAAACCGACCTTGCCAGCGGTGCGTAAGTCCTATTCTAAAGAAAAAGGAGCTATCATGGCTGCGAATACGTTTGAAATTAGTGACGACACGTTTGAAGGAATGGTACTTACATCCGACACACCCGTTGTTGTTGACTTTTGGGCAGAGTGGTGTGGTCCGTGCAAAATGATTGCACCCATCCTGGAGGAACTTGCTGAGGAGAACTCGGAGACCTTCAAAGTCGGGAAAGTTAATGTTGACGACAACCGTCAGACCGCGATGCAGTACGGCGTTCGGAGTATCCCAACACTGCTTGTGTTTAAGGACGGTAAAGTGGCACCCAATGGACAGATTGTCGGCGCGATGCCTAAAGATGCACTTAAGAAAAAAATCTTAGACGCTCTGTAATCAACCACGCTTTGTAATCATATCTCTGGAGAATGGAAGATTGGAAGATTGAAGGAATTAGGTTTTCGCTTCCATTCTTCCTATTTTTTTGTCTTTCTGTTCTTTCAAGATTCACCATGTTTTGGCAATTCGTCTACAATGCGTTCGCTGTTCCTGCCATGTTCGTCGGTTTCCACGGAGCCGGGTGCTGCAATCCCAAGATTCAGGAGGGCATCAAAGGACGGAAGAGCGTGTTTGCGGAGCTTAAGAACCAACTTCAGACAGCCCGACACTTAGAAAAGACGGCATGGTTCCATTTTACCTCTGTCGGTGAATTTGAACAGGCAAAACCGCTTATCGAAGCGATTTATGAGGAGACCCGGATTGTTCTAACCTTCTTCTCACCTTCTGTTGCCCCGAATGCCCGATCTTATCCCTACGCCGATGTTGCTGTTTATCTTCCGCTTGATACACCACGCAACGCGGAACGCATAATCCGACTTATTGACCCCGCGCTAATCGTTTTTTCCAAATTCGATATCTGGCCCAACCTCGTTTGGAAAGCCTCTAAATACGGAATCCCTATTATCGTAGTCGCTGGAACGCTACACGCTGAATCGAAACGGCTATCTTATTTCGCGAAACCCTTCTTTCGGAGCGTGCATCAGTATATTCAGGTGCATTGCGCTATTTCAGAAAGCGATGCCGCTCGCTTTCGGGAACTCTGCTCACCGGCACACGAGATCGTTGTCACCGGCGACACGCGTTATGAGCAGGTTTATCGACGCGCACGCGCCGTCGAACCCGATACCGAATTCTTCCACGGATACCAAAGCCTGAAACGTCCTATCCTCATCGCTGGTAGCACGTACACAGAAGACGAAAAAGTACTGTTCCCAGCTTACCAGCAGCTGCACCAAAACATACCTGATGATTTCCCACACCTGATTTTGGTCCCGCACGAACCCACACCTGAACGAATAAAGGAGATTCGCGGATGTCTGGATCGGGAAAAATTGGCGCATCTCTGCTTTTCTGAACTTGAACCTGAAGTAGATTTATCGGAAGTGGATGTCCTTATCATTGACAAG includes:
- a CDS encoding (2Fe-2S)-binding protein, producing the protein MAEKEKKQGTNISRRNFLKGVGTGTVAATVAPSVLIGGEKTADAQTGDAVASATIQLNINEETYQVEVEARTTLLTVLRDGIDTGGNNIDLTGAKLICDRGECGGCTVMVDGKPVYACMMLAMDAQGKQITTVEGLADGENLHPVQEAFIKHDALMCGFCTPGFVVASAALLGENANPTLEEIKVGLSGNTCRCGTYPFIFDAVKTASQKM
- the trxA gene encoding thioredoxin — encoded protein: MAANTFEISDDTFEGMVLTSDTPVVVDFWAEWCGPCKMIAPILEELAEENSETFKVGKVNVDDNRQTAMQYGVRSIPTLLVFKDGKVAPNGQIVGAMPKDALKKKILDAL